A part of Pseudoalteromonas arctica A 37-1-2 genomic DNA contains:
- a CDS encoding GNAT family N-acetyltransferase, whose protein sequence is MTLFTQRLSMYQMEESDWPLFLALHRDPQVLKFCFDMPMESLVRNRFEIRLPKWNAKSRHPLCLLIINNQTKQPVGVTGFAYDGETAELGYLLLPEYFNKGYATESLRAVIDWAWKECGIRQFKAVVTRGNIGSEKVLGKCGLTHTDTLFKVHTIGEKLYDDLIYTLKV, encoded by the coding sequence ATGACATTATTTACACAAAGATTGAGCATGTACCAAATGGAAGAATCTGATTGGCCTCTTTTTCTAGCGCTTCATCGCGATCCTCAAGTCCTTAAGTTTTGTTTTGATATGCCAATGGAGTCACTGGTAAGAAACCGCTTTGAGATACGCTTGCCTAAGTGGAATGCTAAATCACGTCATCCCCTGTGTTTACTCATTATTAATAATCAAACAAAACAACCTGTGGGTGTTACAGGTTTTGCCTATGACGGAGAAACCGCGGAGCTTGGTTATTTATTACTGCCAGAGTATTTTAATAAAGGCTACGCGACAGAATCCCTAAGAGCTGTGATTGACTGGGCTTGGAAAGAATGTGGTATTAGGCAGTTTAAAGCAGTCGTAACGCGTGGCAATATTGGTTCTGAAAAGGTGCTTGGTAAGTGCGGTTTAACCCATACAGATACACTTTTTAAAGTGCATACAATAGGTGAAAAGTTATATGACGATTTAATTTATACGCTTAAGGTGTAG
- the efpL gene encoding elongation factor P-like protein EfpL: MPKASDVKKGTAIDFNGRVLVVKDIVRSVPQGRAGGSLYRMRLYDVVTGGKVDETFKDSDMLTLADLTRREVMLSYIDGDEYVFMDNEDYTPYNLSKDAISEEILFVNEETQGVHVIVIDGAPVGLDLPSSVELVVEETDPSIKGASASARSKPARMSTGLNISVPEHISTGDRIRINTVEHKFMGRAEK; the protein is encoded by the coding sequence ATGCCAAAGGCGAGTGATGTTAAAAAAGGTACTGCTATTGACTTCAATGGCCGCGTTTTAGTTGTAAAAGATATTGTGCGCTCTGTGCCGCAAGGTCGTGCTGGTGGTAGTTTATACCGTATGCGTTTATACGATGTGGTAACCGGTGGTAAAGTTGACGAAACATTCAAAGACAGTGACATGCTAACGCTGGCTGATTTAACACGCCGTGAAGTAATGCTATCGTACATTGATGGTGACGAGTATGTGTTCATGGATAATGAAGATTACACGCCTTATAACTTAAGCAAAGATGCTATTAGCGAAGAAATTTTATTTGTTAATGAAGAAACACAAGGCGTACACGTAATTGTTATTGATGGCGCGCCAGTAGGGCTTGATTTACCGTCAAGTGTTGAACTTGTTGTTGAAGAAACAGACCCATCTATCAAAGGTGCATCTGCGAGTGCTCGTTCAAAACCTGCACGTATGTCTACTGGCTTAAATATTTCTGTGCCAGAGCATATTTCAACAGGTGACCGTATCCGTATTAATACTGTTGAACACAAATTTATGGGTCGTGCTGAAAAGTAA
- a CDS encoding MmcQ/YjbR family DNA-binding protein: MDQKKVHEYLVKKPLVQVTKPFAQEVDVYKVNHKMFATLAIGNDGQTNDDGEVIWWLNLKCDPDEAISLRDIFPAVIPGYHMNKRLWNTVILDGTIPQGEIERMIDNSFNLVVENMPEKDRKAISLHL, encoded by the coding sequence ATGGACCAGAAAAAAGTACATGAGTATTTAGTTAAAAAACCACTTGTTCAGGTTACAAAACCATTTGCGCAAGAGGTTGATGTATATAAAGTGAATCATAAAATGTTTGCGACTCTTGCTATTGGCAATGACGGTCAAACTAATGATGATGGTGAGGTTATTTGGTGGCTTAACTTAAAGTGCGATCCTGATGAAGCAATATCATTGCGTGATATTTTCCCGGCAGTGATCCCTGGTTACCATATGAATAAACGCTTATGGAACACAGTAATTTTAGACGGCACAATTCCACAAGGTGAAATTGAGAGAATGATTGATAACTCATTTAATTTAGTCGTAGAAAACATGCCAGAAAAAGACCGAAAAGCTATTTCACTTCACTTGTAA
- the fadJ gene encoding fatty acid oxidation complex subunit alpha FadJ: MTDSVFNLAVDENKIAVVTIDVPGEKMNTLRSSFADDLKALLEDAKSQNVKGMVFISGKSDNFIAGADVKMLDSVQKREDALAISELCHQAFFDMTKLPYTTVSAIHGAALGGGLEFALACDYRVGTDSDLTKIGLPEVQLGLLPGGGGTQRLTKIVGIQKALEWMLTGKQIRPKQAKKAGVLDDCVPHSVLLKVAKEFATKKKPQAKEPKLDNISKLLESNPFGRNFIFKKAKENVLKKTGGHYPAPLAIIKAVRASVELDELKAYKTEAESFATLVMSDESKALRGIFFATTEMKKEWRNDDAPAISKTAVLGGGLMGAGIAHVSAVKAKVPVRIKDVAEQGISNAMSYTYKILDKRLKRRIMSKADVQLTMNRITGTTDYSGFKHIDLVIEAVFEDLALKQGMVADVEQQCQANTIFASNTSSLPISQIAAQAARPENVIGLHYFSPVEKMPLVEIIPHEGTSQETIARVVNFARKQGKTPIVVKDMAGFYVNRILAPYLNEAANLMLAGEPIEKIDAALVEFGFPVGPLALLDEVGIDIGSKIAPILEKELGERFKGPDAFMRMIDSKRLGRKSGRGFYEYDKKGKKVDESVYELLGVTPAPRLNKSEIAKRCVSQMLNEAVRCLDDGIIASPRDGDIGAIFGIGFPPFLGGPFSYMDKLGASKISSDMSTLANSDANFAPCESLVTMASSGATFYNATHVEVVAPEVQSTESQEQSVTEPEVIKEIETKE; encoded by the coding sequence ATGACAGATTCAGTATTTAATTTAGCGGTAGATGAAAATAAAATTGCCGTGGTAACGATTGATGTGCCGGGCGAGAAAATGAATACCCTGCGCAGTAGTTTTGCCGATGATTTAAAAGCATTACTAGAAGACGCTAAGTCGCAAAATGTAAAAGGCATGGTATTTATAAGCGGAAAAAGCGATAACTTTATTGCTGGCGCCGATGTGAAAATGCTCGATAGTGTTCAAAAGCGTGAAGATGCTTTAGCTATTAGCGAGCTATGTCATCAAGCGTTTTTTGATATGACAAAACTGCCATACACAACAGTAAGTGCGATTCATGGCGCTGCATTAGGCGGTGGTTTAGAGTTTGCTTTAGCATGTGATTACCGTGTTGGTACCGACAGTGATTTAACAAAAATTGGCTTACCAGAAGTGCAACTTGGTTTACTTCCTGGTGGCGGCGGCACCCAACGCTTAACTAAAATTGTTGGTATTCAAAAAGCACTAGAGTGGATGCTAACAGGTAAACAGATTCGCCCTAAGCAAGCTAAAAAAGCAGGTGTGCTTGATGACTGTGTACCGCACAGTGTGCTGCTAAAAGTTGCAAAAGAATTTGCGACTAAGAAAAAGCCACAAGCAAAAGAGCCAAAGCTCGACAATATTAGTAAATTACTAGAGTCAAACCCGTTTGGTCGTAACTTTATCTTTAAAAAAGCAAAAGAAAACGTACTTAAAAAAACGGGCGGGCACTACCCAGCACCACTAGCTATTATTAAAGCAGTGCGAGCTAGTGTAGAGCTTGATGAGCTAAAAGCGTATAAAACAGAAGCTGAAAGCTTTGCAACACTTGTAATGAGTGACGAATCGAAAGCGCTTCGCGGTATTTTCTTTGCAACCACTGAAATGAAAAAAGAGTGGCGCAATGATGACGCACCCGCAATAAGCAAAACTGCTGTTTTAGGTGGTGGACTAATGGGCGCAGGCATTGCGCACGTAAGTGCTGTTAAAGCTAAAGTACCGGTACGTATTAAAGATGTAGCAGAGCAGGGCATTAGTAATGCAATGAGCTACACCTATAAAATTTTAGACAAGCGCCTTAAGCGTCGTATTATGTCTAAAGCTGATGTGCAGTTAACGATGAACCGTATTACAGGTACAACTGACTACAGTGGCTTTAAACACATTGATTTAGTAATAGAAGCGGTGTTTGAAGATCTTGCACTTAAGCAAGGTATGGTTGCAGACGTAGAGCAGCAATGCCAAGCAAATACAATTTTTGCAAGTAACACGTCATCATTACCAATATCGCAAATTGCAGCGCAGGCAGCACGTCCTGAAAATGTAATTGGCTTGCATTACTTTTCACCAGTGGAAAAAATGCCATTAGTGGAAATTATTCCACACGAAGGTACGTCTCAAGAGACCATTGCCCGCGTTGTTAACTTTGCACGTAAGCAAGGTAAAACGCCAATTGTTGTAAAAGACATGGCCGGTTTTTACGTCAACCGTATTTTAGCGCCTTACTTAAACGAAGCTGCTAATTTGATGCTTGCAGGCGAGCCAATTGAAAAGATTGATGCAGCGCTTGTTGAGTTCGGTTTTCCGGTAGGCCCGCTGGCTCTACTTGATGAAGTAGGTATTGATATTGGCTCTAAAATTGCCCCAATTCTTGAAAAAGAATTAGGCGAGCGTTTTAAAGGCCCTGATGCATTTATGCGTATGATTGATTCAAAACGCCTTGGCCGTAAGTCTGGTCGTGGTTTTTATGAATACGATAAAAAAGGCAAAAAGGTTGATGAGTCAGTTTACGAACTATTGGGTGTTACCCCGGCTCCACGTTTAAACAAGAGCGAAATTGCTAAGCGTTGTGTATCGCAAATGCTTAACGAAGCAGTACGCTGTTTAGATGATGGCATTATTGCCAGCCCACGTGATGGCGACATTGGTGCAATATTTGGTATTGGTTTTCCACCATTTTTAGGTGGCCCGTTTAGCTATATGGATAAATTAGGCGCAAGTAAAATAAGCTCTGATATGTCTACATTAGCTAACAGCGATGCTAACTTTGCACCATGTGAATCACTGGTAACTATGGCAAGCTCTGGTGCTACTTTTTATAACGCAACACATGTTGAGGTTGTAGCTCCTGAAGTACAAAGCACTGAGTCACAAGAGCAAAGTGTAACTGAGCCTGAAGTTATTAAAGAGATTGAAACGAAAGAATAA